In a single window of the Vicinamibacterales bacterium genome:
- a CDS encoding FAD-dependent oxidoreductase, giving the protein MVDRRNWLKTAGLAAVGAGLGVHCASPLEPNPNGTQLRRVHVSRNRIIRTTVGLRPTRPSGFVLRSETFGDKTIIHNFGHGGSGMSLSWGTAHLAMELALETGASQVAVVGAGVVGLSTARLLQQKGYQVTVYAKDLPPRTTSNMSAAYFGPTGAYRSAYENVWHRATRLSHRYFQDYLGDEYGVRWVPYYLVSQNPPSPQRGLGRLIEDLYPETAQLDPSEHPFPTPYVRRRWTLQFEPSVYLKALLRDVRLASGPRSVIVREFTNLDELLMLDEPVIMNCTGLGAKPLFGDEELHPVKGQLTVLLPQPEVDYAVVGGGLYMLPRRDGIILGSTREANDWTLEPSETEMERVMNGNAEFFDAMT; this is encoded by the coding sequence ATGGTCGATCGAAGAAACTGGTTGAAAACGGCAGGGCTCGCAGCGGTCGGCGCTGGCCTCGGTGTTCACTGTGCCTCGCCACTTGAACCCAATCCGAATGGAACCCAGCTACGGCGGGTGCATGTCTCGCGCAACCGTATTATCAGAACGACGGTTGGTCTACGCCCAACACGGCCATCTGGCTTCGTGCTTCGCTCAGAAACGTTCGGTGACAAAACGATCATCCACAATTTCGGTCATGGCGGAAGTGGCATGTCGCTCTCTTGGGGGACTGCTCACCTGGCCATGGAACTGGCACTTGAGACTGGCGCCTCCCAGGTTGCCGTTGTCGGAGCTGGTGTTGTCGGCTTATCGACCGCACGCCTACTCCAACAGAAGGGTTATCAAGTGACGGTCTACGCAAAAGACCTGCCACCGCGCACAACGTCAAACATGTCAGCCGCGTATTTCGGCCCTACGGGGGCGTATCGTTCCGCATACGAAAACGTTTGGCATCGGGCAACGCGACTCTCCCATCGCTACTTTCAGGACTATCTTGGCGACGAATACGGTGTCCGATGGGTCCCCTACTACTTGGTCTCCCAGAACCCACCGAGCCCTCAGCGCGGCCTTGGTCGGCTCATCGAAGACCTCTACCCTGAAACTGCGCAACTGGACCCCTCAGAGCATCCGTTCCCAACACCCTATGTGCGACGGCGTTGGACACTGCAGTTTGAACCATCCGTCTATCTCAAAGCCCTCCTCCGCGACGTCCGACTCGCCTCTGGCCCTCGGTCGGTGATCGTCAGGGAATTCACTAACCTTGACGAACTACTCATGCTTGATGAACCAGTGATAATGAACTGTACCGGACTAGGGGCTAAGCCACTCTTCGGCGACGAGGAATTACACCCTGTCAAGGGTCAGCTCACCGTATTACTCCCACAGCCCGAAGTGGACTACGCGGTCGTGGGAGGTGGGCTCTACATGTTGCCACGTCGCGACGGAATCATCTTGGGTAGTACCCGAGAGGCGAACGATTGGACATTGGAGCCAAGCGAAACAGAAATGGAACGCGTCATGAATGGAAACGCTGAGTTCTTCGACGCGATGACGTAA
- a CDS encoding MFS transporter: MATSSGKPSNLLSLHWWRESSPIARRALVAASMGWLLDSFDVMLYALVLAALMADLNMSTATGGSLASLTLAASAVGGILFGVFADRFGRVRALIWSILTYSVFTAACGFAQSVRQLAVFRVFLGIGMGGEWASGAALISETWPAEHRGKALGLMQSSWALGYAAAAIVTALVLPSLGWRAVFFVGIFPALFTVWIRRRLEEPQIWQASARSSKSLGRFSSMFRRELRSLTVAVTLMNACIMFAWWGFNLWIPAYLSLSVADGGIGLSAYAMSALIIAMQIGMWLGYVMFGFVSDRVGRKRTYIVYVLIAAALILAYTSTRNPIALLVLGPFVAFFGTGSFSGFGAVTAEIYPTEIRATAQGFTYNIGRLASAAAPWIVGSLAETHGFAPALSITSAAFIVAAIFWIWIPETRGRELR, translated from the coding sequence GTGGCCACTTCTTCTGGCAAACCATCGAACCTCCTGAGCTTACATTGGTGGCGAGAGTCATCCCCAATTGCGAGGCGTGCGTTGGTCGCCGCGTCAATGGGATGGCTACTGGACTCCTTTGACGTCATGCTTTACGCGCTCGTGCTCGCCGCGCTCATGGCTGATTTGAATATGAGCACCGCAACGGGTGGTTCACTGGCCTCTCTGACGTTGGCGGCTTCCGCGGTTGGCGGGATCCTGTTCGGTGTGTTCGCCGATCGTTTCGGCCGTGTTCGCGCACTCATCTGGAGCATCCTCACCTACTCCGTGTTCACAGCAGCCTGTGGTTTTGCACAGTCGGTGCGCCAGCTCGCTGTGTTCCGTGTCTTCTTGGGCATCGGCATGGGCGGTGAATGGGCGAGCGGTGCAGCGCTCATCTCAGAGACGTGGCCAGCTGAGCATCGAGGCAAGGCGCTTGGCCTCATGCAAAGTTCCTGGGCTCTTGGATACGCTGCTGCAGCCATCGTGACTGCACTCGTATTACCAAGCTTGGGCTGGCGGGCAGTGTTCTTCGTTGGCATTTTTCCAGCCCTGTTCACGGTCTGGATTAGACGGCGGCTTGAAGAGCCTCAAATCTGGCAGGCCAGTGCACGCAGCAGTAAATCTTTAGGCCGTTTCAGTTCAATGTTCCGGCGTGAACTGCGCAGCCTAACAGTTGCAGTGACCCTGATGAATGCCTGCATCATGTTTGCGTGGTGGGGCTTCAACCTGTGGATTCCAGCCTACCTCTCGCTATCGGTAGCGGATGGGGGCATTGGATTGAGTGCATATGCGATGTCCGCACTAATCATCGCAATGCAAATTGGGATGTGGCTTGGCTACGTAATGTTCGGTTTCGTGAGTGATCGCGTTGGAAGGAAGCGTACTTACATAGTTTACGTACTGATTGCGGCTGCGCTTATTCTTGCCTACACCTCTACCCGTAACCCGATAGCGCTACTCGTGTTGGGCCCGTTTGTTGCGTTCTTCGGAACCGGATCGTTTAGCGGATTCGGAGCGGTGACTGCGGAGATATATCCAACTGAAATCCGCGCTACGGCCCAGGGATTTACCTACAACATTGGTCGTTTGGCTAGCGCTGCAGCTCCATGGATTGTCGGGTCACTTGCTGAGACCCATGGTTTTGCTCCGGCACTTTCGATTACGTCTGCAGCCTTCATTGTGGCTGCCATTTTCTGGATTTGGATTCCGGAGACACGGGGCAGGGAACTGCGTTGA
- a CDS encoding sugar phosphate isomerase/epimerase family protein — MSVDFTRREFLGAVTTASLAPRAIKAVGQPSVSEPLYRISLAQWSLNRTIFGPRGDNFMSLLRTDPDAVLQGTLNPLDFARTARRDYDIDAIEYVNQFFFGHARNASYLRDLKQRADDEGVRSLLIMCDAEGNLGDPDASARTTTIENHHKWVEAAAFLGCHAIRVNARSEGAWDEQVKLATDGLARLATFADGHGIDVIVENHGGLSSNGEWLSTVMEAVNHPRVGTLPDFGNFNLADGELYDNYQGVTEMMPYAKAVSAKSHDFDATGNHTTIDFTRMMRIVLDAGYRGYVGIEYEGQRLSEPDGIRATKALLERVRSELAGEY; from the coding sequence ATGTCAGTTGATTTCACTCGGCGAGAGTTTCTCGGTGCGGTAACCACTGCCAGCCTTGCACCGAGAGCTATCAAGGCCGTCGGGCAGCCATCAGTAAGCGAGCCGCTCTATAGGATCTCGCTGGCCCAGTGGTCGTTAAACCGGACAATTTTCGGTCCCCGAGGCGACAACTTTATGTCGCTTCTGCGCACCGACCCTGACGCAGTGCTCCAGGGAACATTGAACCCACTCGATTTCGCAAGGACGGCCAGGCGAGACTACGACATTGACGCTATCGAGTACGTGAATCAGTTCTTTTTCGGCCATGCTCGCAATGCTTCTTATCTTCGAGATCTGAAACAGCGAGCCGACGATGAAGGGGTGCGCAGCCTGCTTATTATGTGCGATGCCGAAGGCAACTTGGGAGACCCTGATGCTTCGGCGCGGACCACGACCATCGAGAACCATCACAAGTGGGTCGAGGCCGCGGCTTTTCTCGGTTGTCATGCGATCCGCGTGAATGCGCGTAGTGAGGGTGCCTGGGATGAACAGGTCAAGCTCGCGACCGACGGTCTCGCACGTCTCGCCACTTTTGCGGACGGGCATGGAATTGACGTCATCGTTGAGAATCACGGTGGGCTTTCTAGTAACGGGGAGTGGCTGAGCACAGTGATGGAGGCAGTGAATCATCCGCGAGTTGGCACGCTCCCCGACTTCGGCAACTTCAACTTGGCCGATGGTGAGCTTTATGACAATTACCAAGGCGTGACTGAAATGATGCCCTACGCCAAGGCCGTTAGCGCCAAGTCACACGATTTTGATGCAACGGGAAATCACACAACGATTGACTTCACTCGGATGATGCGGATCGTCCTCGACGCTGGATATCGTGGCTATGTCGGTATCGAATACGAAGGTCAACGACTCAGTGAACCCGATGGTATCCGTGCAACGAAGGCGCTCCTCGAGCGCGTTAGAAGCGAGTTGGCCGGAGAGTATTGA
- a CDS encoding M14 family metallopeptidase, whose protein sequence is MYCWWRQLVRTAALFVVVVASTVRTGAQSVELPALTLTSIFDQGVIFQDRNADSVTDFVNVRFVLGDSPSASDVSAAANVAARLGFESMAIGLPLADANPDSPVVAIGTAGMARLGLSPSAIGLNELAMGEGLVTVTRVREVLAIVLAGPDDAGTRAAAELFAGRLPKVWDPKGAALADVVDAAGTFLDVPVGRIAVPNARVTAGGAGIDRLGVIVRFDAVDALRQAEDSLNELLTSRATNNVEPESDDDPTLSYPGALMLQFNLVAEGVVVSIDLPRVRGPDPKPLSSRPGAAAKRSLDLSSVYGIDGFFGDSNSDLIPDRTDIVLVPSGGGIMRTIDLAARLGLETTGLSVPLALPTEAIEKPESLPTPVLIGMDHPLIDALIEDGKVELPDLMPGQGLVQVVRPAFGSKSAVIVTGGDASGLDRAILQLTERLPHIWERGKDRTTIDTVEDDARNLLSGRSPAGQAVTALYKLEQLATELSDRSLTSAEVTVFVEKPEQGLEVLVRRTVEASLAVSDLDVTVESLDVQEARPVEVDGVVIGDEIEIPSEVDEFWEHFRNKVIPTVMWDEPITVTARLSEPPMMRSRIEQQVIQELVDAGATLSEVSVSILSAYKQGYSWLYDAVRPRLATLPVDRVVIRFAEIGPPPGWRQQAMYTPTRWLLELHPIDEVLARELDLALDKITFEKMPIGSPTYEVIAWDARGRERLRQVFEPAVVVRSYFDQFPDYEKVRVTTGWLDARVGDREVANTRIITDPERFWDYFQGTTLPAIYDYVMELSEGKPRAADAPHFGELTVAVTLSEPDYQLGIDQEQIAPMEALHEEIYFGTLHFFDVLGRYARGQALNYPGRVIPIVQAKSDGTPGTATISFTGFGSPRPAVVVSYQEEGGLAGHLRRDIPRVALEQPVTLAAYVRDGQDGIERLDLRVKVDSEHDEWTELVKRTRVERVDEQIMSATQLISLVGNLERLREAGLYRDALAYHGLGEIRVAAGWEHEIDIETQLTASLIRGSRPAPFPDVRSLLSGAPTRDPDAPIVQWETPIPPPEANAVLAVMAEYPEATTYRVGGSYLGKDVWAMDLMSPIEASHWSHAKATTFKPTVIYSARQHANEVSSTSHVLKLAELLLTDEAFNSRLNKVNVIIHPITNADGAQLAYDLSRSTPNHMLHAGYLGALGVDVASGQWNSDPLYPESTIRVDLWRSWLPDIFLNPHGYPSHEWVQLFSEYAGWVRNRVTQSRGWWGMRGWFIPGFSYLDDPRYPRHKEAAFAIRDLITEYINAAPDVRALNERAYARYARYGFDHDNENFKLDFSDDVLIYTALKGSRASAGSRSFMARNPRVTIWSGSTEAPDETAHGAWMDLVATAGLQWDKAILQYLADGKHEVERDGSEFFEGVRLTMHRPRPPKEKNNEE, encoded by the coding sequence TTGTATTGTTGGTGGAGACAACTTGTTCGCACTGCAGCACTGTTCGTGGTGGTTGTGGCTTCCACGGTCCGTACTGGAGCGCAGTCGGTTGAATTACCCGCGTTGACTCTCACGTCGATCTTCGACCAAGGTGTCATTTTTCAAGATCGTAACGCTGATAGCGTCACGGATTTCGTTAACGTCCGCTTTGTTTTAGGTGACTCGCCTAGCGCGTCTGACGTCTCGGCGGCAGCTAACGTCGCGGCGCGTCTCGGTTTCGAGTCAATGGCGATCGGGCTTCCCCTTGCTGACGCGAACCCTGACTCGCCGGTCGTCGCAATCGGCACTGCGGGAATGGCGCGTCTGGGCCTTTCACCATCGGCGATCGGACTGAATGAGCTTGCGATGGGTGAGGGCCTGGTAACGGTGACACGTGTGAGGGAAGTACTCGCGATTGTCCTAGCCGGTCCTGACGATGCTGGAACGCGGGCGGCTGCTGAACTTTTCGCCGGACGGCTACCTAAGGTGTGGGACCCGAAGGGCGCAGCATTGGCTGACGTTGTTGATGCGGCCGGGACTTTCCTGGATGTGCCAGTCGGCAGGATCGCTGTTCCTAATGCGCGTGTTACGGCGGGTGGTGCTGGCATTGACCGCTTGGGGGTCATTGTTCGTTTCGACGCGGTGGACGCACTACGACAGGCAGAAGACTCTCTGAATGAGCTGCTGACCTCTCGGGCGACCAACAATGTTGAACCCGAGAGTGACGACGACCCAACATTGTCCTACCCGGGAGCACTCATGCTTCAATTCAACCTAGTTGCCGAAGGGGTCGTTGTGTCGATTGACCTGCCGCGAGTGCGTGGTCCCGACCCTAAGCCTCTGAGCAGCCGGCCGGGGGCGGCGGCTAAGCGCAGTTTGGACTTGTCCTCGGTGTACGGCATTGACGGCTTTTTTGGCGACTCTAATAGCGATCTGATCCCAGACCGGACGGACATCGTGCTGGTGCCATCGGGCGGAGGCATCATGCGCACAATTGACCTTGCCGCGCGCCTCGGGCTCGAGACCACCGGATTATCAGTGCCATTAGCGCTGCCTACCGAAGCGATTGAGAAACCTGAATCGTTGCCGACGCCGGTGTTGATCGGCATGGATCACCCCCTTATCGATGCATTGATTGAGGACGGGAAGGTGGAATTACCTGACTTGATGCCAGGCCAGGGCCTTGTTCAGGTGGTACGGCCAGCATTTGGGAGTAAGAGCGCGGTCATTGTCACCGGAGGTGACGCCTCCGGTCTTGATCGGGCAATCCTTCAGTTGACCGAGCGGCTTCCTCACATCTGGGAGCGGGGAAAGGATCGCACCACGATAGACACGGTCGAGGACGATGCTCGGAACCTGCTGTCGGGTCGGTCTCCGGCAGGTCAGGCAGTAACGGCGCTGTACAAACTTGAGCAACTGGCCACTGAACTGTCTGATCGTTCTTTAACTTCGGCTGAGGTAACCGTCTTCGTCGAGAAGCCCGAGCAGGGCTTAGAGGTTTTGGTTCGGAGAACGGTCGAAGCATCACTAGCGGTGTCGGACTTGGACGTAACGGTGGAGAGTCTTGATGTCCAGGAGGCTCGGCCCGTCGAAGTAGACGGTGTTGTTATCGGTGATGAGATCGAGATTCCCTCGGAAGTCGATGAGTTCTGGGAACACTTCCGCAACAAGGTTATTCCAACCGTTATGTGGGATGAACCGATCACCGTGACAGCAAGACTCAGCGAGCCGCCAATGATGCGTTCGCGGATTGAGCAGCAGGTGATTCAAGAGCTTGTTGATGCCGGAGCGACACTTTCTGAAGTATCGGTATCGATCCTTTCGGCCTATAAGCAGGGTTACAGTTGGCTCTACGACGCCGTCCGGCCGAGGCTGGCAACTCTGCCGGTGGATCGAGTTGTGATTCGATTCGCCGAAATCGGTCCGCCTCCCGGGTGGCGGCAGCAAGCGATGTACACCCCGACGCGATGGTTGCTTGAACTGCATCCGATCGATGAAGTACTCGCCCGGGAGCTCGACCTTGCACTCGACAAAATCACATTCGAAAAGATGCCGATTGGGTCTCCGACCTACGAGGTGATTGCTTGGGACGCGCGTGGTCGCGAGCGGCTGCGGCAGGTGTTTGAACCTGCGGTAGTGGTGCGGTCGTATTTCGATCAGTTTCCCGATTACGAGAAGGTCCGTGTCACCACCGGTTGGCTCGACGCGCGTGTTGGCGACCGCGAGGTTGCTAACACACGGATCATTACCGACCCCGAGCGCTTTTGGGATTACTTTCAGGGGACCACGCTCCCAGCAATTTATGACTACGTCATGGAGCTTAGTGAGGGTAAACCCCGCGCAGCCGACGCGCCGCACTTTGGTGAGCTTACAGTGGCGGTGACACTGAGCGAGCCCGATTATCAGCTTGGCATCGACCAAGAGCAGATTGCACCAATGGAGGCACTCCACGAGGAGATCTACTTTGGTACGTTGCACTTCTTTGATGTTCTAGGCCGCTATGCTCGTGGGCAAGCGCTCAATTACCCGGGGCGGGTTATTCCGATCGTACAGGCGAAATCGGATGGCACCCCAGGTACTGCCACGATTAGTTTCACCGGCTTTGGCTCACCACGGCCCGCGGTTGTTGTGAGCTATCAAGAAGAGGGGGGCTTGGCTGGGCACCTGCGGCGTGACATTCCCAGGGTAGCCCTGGAACAGCCAGTGACACTAGCCGCTTACGTACGTGATGGTCAGGATGGTATCGAGCGACTCGATTTGCGCGTCAAGGTCGATTCGGAACACGACGAGTGGACGGAACTGGTTAAACGCACACGTGTTGAGCGGGTGGACGAGCAGATTATGTCCGCTACACAGTTGATCTCTCTTGTCGGTAACCTTGAACGGCTACGTGAGGCCGGGCTATATCGGGACGCGCTTGCTTACCACGGTTTGGGAGAAATACGCGTTGCTGCTGGGTGGGAGCACGAGATTGATATTGAGACCCAGCTAACCGCATCGCTTATCCGTGGTAGCCGGCCTGCGCCGTTTCCAGACGTCAGATCGTTGCTGAGCGGCGCGCCGACGCGTGACCCTGACGCTCCGATCGTCCAATGGGAGACCCCGATTCCGCCACCCGAAGCGAACGCTGTTCTTGCCGTCATGGCCGAGTACCCCGAAGCTACAACCTACCGAGTTGGCGGTAGCTATCTCGGCAAGGATGTTTGGGCAATGGATCTCATGTCGCCGATCGAAGCATCGCATTGGTCGCACGCGAAAGCGACAACGTTCAAGCCGACAGTCATCTACTCGGCACGGCAGCATGCGAATGAGGTGTCATCGACCAGCCATGTGCTCAAGTTGGCCGAGTTACTGCTGACTGACGAAGCCTTTAACTCACGGCTAAATAAGGTGAACGTGATCATTCATCCTATTACCAACGCCGACGGTGCACAGCTCGCCTACGATCTTTCTAGGAGCACCCCTAACCATATGTTGCATGCAGGATATCTTGGCGCCCTAGGTGTTGACGTTGCGTCGGGCCAATGGAACAGTGATCCCCTCTATCCCGAATCGACGATTCGCGTTGACTTGTGGCGCAGTTGGCTACCCGACATTTTTCTTAACCCTCATGGGTATCCATCACACGAATGGGTCCAACTCTTTTCGGAGTACGCCGGGTGGGTTCGGAACCGGGTGACGCAATCACGTGGTTGGTGGGGGATGCGGGGCTGGTTCATTCCGGGGTTTAGCTATCTCGACGATCCGCGCTATCCACGCCATAAGGAGGCAGCTTTCGCTATTCGAGACCTCATTACCGAGTACATCAACGCTGCGCCTGATGTCCGTGCGCTCAACGAAAGAGCCTATGCTCGCTACGCTCGATATGGATTTGATCACGACAACGAAAATTTTAAGCTTGATTTCTCTGATGATGTCCTGATCTACACGGCACTCAAGGGGTCGCGGGCTAGCGCGGGGAGTCGGAGCTTCATGGCACGTAACCCACGTGTCACTATTTGGAGTGGCAGCACTGAAGCGCCAGATGAAACTGCTCATGGTGCCTGGATGGATCTTGTTGCAACTGCTGGCTTGCAGTGGGACAAGGCAATTCTCCAATATCTCGCCGACGGCAAGCACGAGGTCGAGCGTGATGGTAGCGAGTTCTTCGAGGGTGTGCGACTGACGATGCACCGGCCGAGGCCGCCAAAAGAGAAGAACAACGAGGAATGA
- a CDS encoding DGQHR domain-containing protein, with protein MINVAAIRMQQFGVHFYQASLTADDIDRLVRFEVLGYGERSQPPVRGGKRRKSKVNWDFLERRIASSERAYQREIIKRKIDELVQYYEQCRQARDLPSIPGAVIISSDEPLRFEAAQAGSSLGILKVPEREGVLRAIDGQHRLLALHADIERFGTELFSVPAVIFDRLPEDHVVQMFVTINAKHTRLNASHLVSLSGRQLYRDDNLAAAHDIVRTLAERSDSPLCGDIKLLGVGKGHVAQAPLAQELKKLFATESFGGPIKSASFRNDAKKFYVNYFRQVAQVFGAAWNGRKYSIKKATALRAFIRVSPSVISRLDQEHADRTDFRAIGRIISPWGRRIGDLRFETEGAWKRRGATVESLSTELRLALQYPEGASV; from the coding sequence ATGATTAACGTAGCTGCCATTCGCATGCAGCAGTTCGGGGTGCATTTTTACCAAGCCTCCCTGACAGCCGACGACATTGACCGCCTAGTTAGGTTTGAGGTGCTCGGTTACGGCGAACGGAGCCAGCCACCGGTGCGTGGGGGGAAGCGCCGCAAATCGAAGGTTAATTGGGACTTTCTTGAGCGTCGGATCGCCTCAAGTGAAAGAGCCTACCAGCGAGAAATCATTAAGCGGAAGATTGACGAGCTCGTCCAATACTACGAACAGTGTCGTCAGGCGAGAGACCTGCCATCTATTCCTGGCGCGGTGATCATCTCGTCGGATGAACCGTTGCGGTTTGAAGCTGCACAGGCGGGTTCGAGCCTTGGCATTCTGAAGGTGCCCGAGCGCGAGGGCGTCCTTCGTGCCATAGACGGGCAACACCGTCTACTAGCACTGCACGCCGACATCGAGCGATTCGGCACGGAACTGTTCAGTGTGCCGGCCGTCATTTTTGATCGGCTCCCCGAGGATCACGTGGTCCAGATGTTTGTGACGATCAATGCGAAGCACACCCGGTTGAATGCGTCGCACCTCGTGTCGCTTTCGGGGCGGCAGCTCTATCGCGATGACAATCTGGCTGCCGCCCACGACATCGTCCGTACACTTGCCGAGCGGAGCGATTCCCCACTCTGCGGTGATATCAAGCTATTAGGGGTTGGCAAGGGTCATGTCGCCCAGGCTCCTTTGGCACAGGAACTCAAGAAGCTTTTCGCCACGGAGTCTTTCGGCGGGCCAATAAAATCGGCGTCGTTTCGAAACGACGCTAAGAAGTTCTATGTGAACTACTTCCGGCAAGTCGCTCAGGTATTCGGTGCAGCGTGGAATGGGCGAAAATATAGCATCAAAAAGGCGACCGCCCTGCGTGCCTTCATCAGAGTCTCACCGTCGGTTATCAGCCGGCTTGACCAGGAGCACGCCGACAGGACGGATTTTCGCGCGATTGGCAGGATCATATCGCCTTGGGGCCGGCGGATAGGTGACCTGCGGTTTGAGACTGAGGGTGCATGGAAGCGTAGGGGGGCGACGGTCGAATCGCTCTCGACGGAACTTCGTCTAGCGCTTCAGTACCCCGAGGGAGCTTCCGTTTAG